The proteins below are encoded in one region of Reichenbachiella sp. 5M10:
- a CDS encoding DUF1801 domain-containing protein, with the protein MKDIHSYIYSKPPEQAAILEQLHRMISQHPKIQGKISYSLPCYKIKNPVCHLNSMKDGTVEIVFWRARELSNESGALDFKDRKRMAGITYGSVDEIDESLLHPILQEAYLLDETVEHKPMKLG; encoded by the coding sequence ATGAAAGACATCCACTCCTACATCTATAGCAAACCACCCGAGCAAGCGGCAATACTCGAGCAGCTGCATCGCATGATCTCCCAACACCCAAAGATTCAAGGAAAGATCAGCTACAGTTTGCCCTGCTACAAAATAAAGAATCCTGTCTGTCACCTCAACTCCATGAAAGATGGAACGGTAGAGATCGTGTTTTGGCGAGCCAGAGAGCTGTCCAATGAATCCGGTGCTTTGGACTTCAAAGACAGAAAAAGAATGGCAGGCATCACCTATGGTTCTGTCGATGAAATCGATGAGTCACTACTCCACCCCATCCTACAAGAAGCTTACTTACTCGACGAGACCGTAGAGCATAAACCCATGAAACTCGGATGA